In Microbacterium sp. ABRD28, the genomic stretch GCTCGGCGTGGAGCACGCGCGACAGCTCGATGCCGCTGTCGGGTTCGGCGAGCAGCTGCTGCAGCGTGACGTCCTGCAGCACGATCGGGAACGTCGGGGGCGCGACGACGTCGGCGTAGCCGAGGGCACGCGCGGCCTCGGGGTCGAGGTGCTGGGGGTCGTCGGCGAAGACCGCTCGCGCGAACTCGCGCACTTTCTCGCGGCCCACGAGATACGGCGGCGTCGGAGGGAACACGCGACCGACGAGTTCGGGGTTCACTGGCACCGGATCATCCTACCGAGCGGTCTTGCGCCCCCGAATGGCGCGCACGGCCATCTGCACGGCGATGACCGTCAGGAAGGCCGCAAAGAGGATGTTGCCCAGCTGCGGGTCGACGAGGGTGGCCAGCCACGTGCCGACGGGGGCGGTCGCACACGCGGCGATCCCGACGATCGCGGCGGCAGGGAGGTCGACGTTCTTGCGGATCAGGTTGCCGACGGTGCCCGAGATCGCCGTCGGGATCATCATCAGCAGCGAGGTCCCCTTGGCGAGGAGGTCACTCGTGCCGAAGAGGAGCAGCAGCACCGGGACCACGATCACCCCGCCGCCGACGCCGAGAAGACCCGCGAGGATGCCGGTGACGACACCCAGCGCGACGAGGCCGAGCACTGTCACGACGGTGAGCGCAAGGCCGGCATCCCGCGAGGGGATCACCAGGAAAAGGGACACGATCACGATCACGAGGAATCCGACGAAACCCCACCGAAGGACCGTCACGGGTGTCCGCGGAAGCAGCCAGGTGCCGATCTGCGCCCCCACTACCGCGCCCGCGGCGAGGATGAGAGCGGGGATCCAGGCGACGGAGTCGTTCACCGCATAGGCGATCACCCCGACCGCGGCCGTCGGAACGATGGCCGCCAGCGACGTTCCCGCCGCAAGCCGCTGACCGTACCCGAGCACGAGCACGAGGAGCGGGACGACGACGGTGCCGCCCCCGACCCCGAACAGGCCGGACATCAGTCCGGCGACGAAACCGACGCCGAGGCACGTGAAGACGAAGCGCGCATCGCGCGCCGTGGGGGCGTCGGTCATTCCTCGAAGTACGCGTTGTCGATGACCCAGGCACCATCGACTTCGACGACGGTGTACTGCCAGCTTTCGACGATCGGCGCAGGGGTCTCCAACGGCTCGCCGTCAAGGAAGAGACTGTCGTACGTCTCCGTCGTGTCGATGAAGATCGAGCCCTCGGACGAACTGATGCCCACGACCTCCACCTGATAGTTCTCCACCGACTGCGCGAAACCGGCCGACTGCTCCTCAAACGCAGCACAATCGGTGAGTCCACCCCCCTCGCGGAAGGCCTCCGACGTCGCCTCGAGGTACTTGTCGCAGTCACCCTCGCGCCATGCCTCGTCGTAGAGCTCGACCGCCCGGACGGCCTCCTGCTGGTCGGCTTCGTCGACGCCGCCCCCCGACGAGAAGACCCCGATCAGGATGGGAATGAGCACGGCGGCGGCGATGACGATGCCGAGGAGCACGACACCCAGAACCACCCACAGGATCCAGAGCTTGGACTTCTTCGGCTCGGTCGCCGCGGTGAAGGCTCCCCCGGCGGGTGCATTCCCGGGCGCACCCGTGAAACCCGGAGCCGAGGGAGGGGCATCGGGTCCGGCCGGCGGCGCATCCGTTCCGTCCTCGGTCGACTGCACGTGCTCGGTCCACTTCGCACCGTCCCACCACCGACGGGTGCCGGGGCCGTAGTCGTACCAGCCGGGAGGGTTCGTGCTCATGCTCGCTCGTTTCGTCGTCTTCCGGCCGTGCGAGGAACCGGTGGCCGCCGCACTAAGACTACTGCCGCCTCTCGGCGCAGCGAACGCAGCGGGTCGCGGTGGGACGCACCTCCAGCCGCCCTTCCGGGATGGGGTCCGCGCACACCTCGCAGATGCCGTAGGAACCCGCCGACACCCGGTCGAAGGCGGCGTCGATGCCCACGAGCTCGGCCATCACGCCAACACGCACCCCCTCGATGCGCGACCACTCCGCAGAAAGGGTTCCTCCCTCGGGATCGTGTTCGTCGTCGGCGGACTCGGCGCCGCGCGCATCGCGCAGCTGCGCGAGCTGCACCTCGACCTCGGCGAGGCGCCGCTGCGCGGATTCGCGCGCCGCACGGAGGGCGTCGACCGGGACCTTCATGACGCGCACGCTACCGGCCGCGTCCGACATCGGCGCCCCTAGGCTCGAGGGGTGCGCCGGCGCCCCGCCCGCACGGAGAGGCAGACAGCGTGCGCGTCGTCGTCATCGGCGGAACCGGCCACATCGGCACCTTCCTCGTTCCACGGCTCATCCGCGCCGGCCACGAGGTCGTCTCGATCAGCAGAGGTGCGAGGCCGCCGTACGTCGCCTCCTCGGAGTGGAACGCGGTACAGCAGGTCGTCGCCGACAGAGAGGCCGCCGACCGCGACGGCACGTTCGGCGAGATCGTGCTCGCCCACGACCCCGACGCCGTCGTCGACCTCCTCGCCTTCACCCCGGAGTCCTCGCGCTCCCTCGTCGAGGCCCTGCGCGGTCGCGGCGGGCACCTCGTCCACTGCGGAACCCTCTGGCGCTACGGCCCGAGCGACCGGGTGCCGATCCGTGAGGGCGAGGGCACGCCGCCGTTCGACGAGTACGGCATCCTCAAGGCCGAGATCGCCGCGCTGCTGGCCGCGGAGACCGCCGCCGGGGGGCTCGTCACCACCACCGTCGACCCCGGTCACATCGTCGGCCCGGGCTGGACGCCGGTCGGGCCGCTCGGCAACGGCGATCCGCGCGTCTGGTCCGATCTGTCGGCGGGCCGCACGCTCCGAGTGCCGGGAGG encodes the following:
- a CDS encoding MaoC family dehydratase N-terminal domain-containing protein — its product is MPVNPELVGRVFPPTPPYLVGREKVREFARAVFADDPQHLDPEAARALGYADVVAPPTFPIVLQDVTLQQLLAEPDSGIELSRVLHAEQRFRYSRPIVAGDELTAQLSVTGIRTLGGNAMVTSEAEMVDAAGAHVVTATSVLLVGEGDA
- a CDS encoding sulfite exporter TauE/SafE family protein, with the protein product MTDAPTARDARFVFTCLGVGFVAGLMSGLFGVGGGTVVVPLLVLVLGYGQRLAAGTSLAAIVPTAAVGVIAYAVNDSVAWIPALILAAGAVVGAQIGTWLLPRTPVTVLRWGFVGFLVIVIVSLFLVIPSRDAGLALTVVTVLGLVALGVVTGILAGLLGVGGGVIVVPVLLLLFGTSDLLAKGTSLLMMIPTAISGTVGNLIRKNVDLPAAAIVGIAACATAPVGTWLATLVDPQLGNILFAAFLTVIAVQMAVRAIRGRKTAR
- a CDS encoding DUF2510 domain-containing protein, which produces MSTNPPGWYDYGPGTRRWWDGAKWTEHVQSTEDGTDAPPAGPDAPPSAPGFTGAPGNAPAGGAFTAATEPKKSKLWILWVVLGVVLLGIVIAAAVLIPILIGVFSSGGGVDEADQQEAVRAVELYDEAWREGDCDKYLEATSEAFREGGGLTDCAAFEEQSAGFAQSVENYQVEVVGISSSEGSIFIDTTETYDSLFLDGEPLETPAPIVESWQYTVVEVDGAWVIDNAYFEE
- a CDS encoding TraR/DksA C4-type zinc finger protein; amino-acid sequence: MKVPVDALRAARESAQRRLAEVEVQLAQLRDARGAESADDEHDPEGGTLSAEWSRIEGVRVGVMAELVGIDAAFDRVSAGSYGICEVCADPIPEGRLEVRPTATRCVRCAERRQ
- a CDS encoding NAD(P)-dependent oxidoreductase translates to MRVVVIGGTGHIGTFLVPRLIRAGHEVVSISRGARPPYVASSEWNAVQQVVADREAADRDGTFGEIVLAHDPDAVVDLLAFTPESSRSLVEALRGRGGHLVHCGTLWRYGPSDRVPIREGEGTPPFDEYGILKAEIAALLAAETAAGGLVTTTVDPGHIVGPGWTPVGPLGNGDPRVWSDLSAGRTLRVPGGDGALMHHVHADDVAQVFELALAHRDAAAGEDFHAVAPSALTVRGYAAAAASWFGQPLSLECITWEQFRTETSERYANASWGHLHRNHYLSIDKARSLLGYRPRYEPEDAILESVRWLIDNDRMDVAGPLLV